From a region of the Sander lucioperca isolate FBNREF2018 chromosome 8, SLUC_FBN_1.2, whole genome shotgun sequence genome:
- the LOC116046612 gene encoding olfactory receptor 56A4-like — protein sequence MKSNNSLNPLYFQFTLFADFGPFRYLFFSLCLLLYMTIVSANIVIILTVCLEKSLHQPMYIFICCLSFNSLYGSAGFFPRFLMDILSDTHLISRPLCFIQMYVIYTYASFELTLLGIMAYDRFVAICQPLHYHSKITFKMVTHLVIFAVLYPAFANGFGLFLTVRLPLCGNKLHRLFCSNWPVVQLSCVDTTLNNIVGQFVTITTIFTPLFFVLYTYLRILLVCRRSSSEFRGKALQTCLPHIVTFMTYSFSLFCELSLTRFETDKINPIITVVLSLEYLMIPPINNPLVYGMNLPQIKGVILRFLKSFPAAKM from the coding sequence ATGAAGAGCAACAACAGCCTGAATCCTTTGTATTTTCAGTTCACTCTGTTTGCAGACTTTGGGCCTTTCAGATATCTGTTCTTCAGTCTGTGTCTGTTACTCTACATGACTATTGTCTCTGCTAACATTGTCATTATTCTGACAGTCTGTCTGGAGAAGTCTCTGCATCAGCCCATGTATATTTTTAtctgctgtctgtcttttaACTCTCTGTACGGTTCAGCCGGCTTCTTCCCCAGGTTTCTGATGGACATTCTGTCTGACACTCATTTGATCTCACGTCCATTATGTTTCATTCAGATGTATGTTATTTACACCTATGCATCATTTGAGCTGACTCTCCTCGGCATCATGGCCTACGATAGATTTGTTGCTATTTGCCAGCCTTTACACTATCACagtaaaattacatttaagatGGTAACACATCTTGTGATTTTTGCCGTGCTCTACCCTGCATTTGCTAATGGTTTCGGTCTCTTCCTTACTGTGCGATTACCGTTGTGTGGCAATAAACTGCACAGActtttctgttccaactggcctGTGGTTCAGCTCTCCTGTGTGGACACAACTCTGAACAACATAGTAGGTCAGTTTGTCACGATAACAACCATCTTCACCCCCCTGTTCTTTGTCCTGTACACCTATCTACGTATTCTGCTTGTTTGCAGGAGAAGCTCGTCTGAATTCAGAGGAAAGGCGTTACAGACCTGCCTGCCTCACATCGTCACATTCATGAcctattctttctctctcttctgtgaGCTGTCATTGACTCGTTTTGAAACTGATAAAATTAATCCTATCATCACAGTTGTTTTATCTTTAGAGTATTTGATGATCCCCCCCATTAATAACCCTCTAGTTTACGGCATGAATCTGCCTCAAATCAAAGGAGTGATATTAAGATTTTTGAAGAGTTTTCCTGCTGCGaaaatgtaa